One genomic region from Gemmatimonadota bacterium encodes:
- a CDS encoding prepilin-type N-terminal cleavage/methylation domain-containing protein, producing the protein MDRKGFTLVELMTALVILTVAILGIAASAGRLIQTAGTTELRALAVEAAGARLQQVVLDPRYNVLDSLYVGSESALPGLSGFTRTTQVSHVVQNVGGPQNMDYKRITVSVYGPSLPDTIVRESVVGAP; encoded by the coding sequence ATGGACCGCAAAGGGTTCACCCTGGTCGAGCTGATGACCGCGCTCGTCATCCTCACGGTGGCCATCCTGGGGATCGCCGCCTCTGCGGGGCGACTCATCCAGACCGCCGGCACCACCGAGCTGCGGGCGCTCGCGGTCGAGGCCGCCGGAGCCCGGCTCCAGCAGGTCGTGCTCGACCCGCGCTACAACGTGCTCGACTCCCTGTACGTGGGGTCGGAGAGCGCGCTGCCCGGCCTGTCCGGCTTCACCCGCACCACGCAGGTCTCCCACGTGGTCCAGAACGTGGGCGGCCCGCAGAACATGGACTACAAGCGCATCACCGTTTCCGTGTACGGACCGTCGTTGCCGGACACCATCGTCCGGGAGTCGGTCGTGGGGGCTCCATGA
- a CDS encoding M24 family metallopeptidase, translated as MSDGLLLERDGVEAVQDALRALGLDGWLLYEFRQSNPVSASLLALPWTTRRGFALIPAEGEPVALVHAIEKVQWKRWPWASVHYSGWRELEAGLASLLRGRGRVAMETSPRSAVPTLDRVPVGIHQLVQETGVEIVGSGDLVSAFHARWSAAQLVEHRRAAVVLQRTAREAFERAREAAADDRPLTEGALAAWIRSTLADRGVGTDVGCIVAIGPRASDPHYDPGETGASIERGEALLIDLWGRTSEAAVPADQTWMGFLGSELPPRVAEVWAAVRDARDAVLDFLRARWDARETVRGFEADDVARTLLTERGWGEWFVHRTGHSIDRDLHGSGPNLDNLETRDDRALLVGVGFSVEPGVYLPGELGVRSEVDVHWGEDGPEVTTPDPQHDVFLLP; from the coding sequence ATGAGCGACGGCCTCCTGCTCGAGCGTGACGGTGTGGAGGCCGTGCAGGACGCCTTGCGTGCGCTCGGGCTCGACGGCTGGCTCCTCTACGAGTTCCGGCAGTCCAATCCGGTGTCGGCGTCCCTGCTGGCGCTGCCCTGGACCACCCGCCGCGGCTTCGCGCTGATCCCGGCCGAGGGCGAGCCCGTCGCGCTGGTGCACGCCATCGAGAAGGTGCAGTGGAAGCGCTGGCCCTGGGCGAGCGTCCACTACTCCGGCTGGCGTGAGCTGGAGGCGGGGCTGGCCTCGTTGCTGCGCGGCCGGGGCCGGGTGGCCATGGAGACCTCGCCCCGATCGGCCGTCCCGACGCTGGACCGCGTCCCCGTCGGCATCCACCAGCTCGTCCAGGAGACCGGGGTCGAGATCGTGGGCTCCGGCGACCTGGTCAGCGCGTTCCACGCCCGCTGGTCCGCGGCGCAGCTGGTGGAGCACCGACGGGCGGCCGTGGTGCTGCAGCGCACCGCCCGGGAGGCGTTCGAGCGGGCGCGGGAGGCGGCGGCGGACGATCGGCCGCTGACGGAGGGCGCGCTGGCGGCCTGGATCCGGAGCACGCTCGCGGATCGGGGCGTCGGGACGGACGTCGGGTGCATCGTGGCCATCGGGCCGCGCGCGTCCGATCCCCACTACGACCCGGGCGAGACCGGCGCGTCCATCGAACGAGGGGAGGCGCTGCTCATCGACCTGTGGGGCCGTACCTCCGAGGCGGCCGTGCCCGCGGACCAGACGTGGATGGGCTTCCTCGGGAGCGAGCTGCCACCCCGGGTCGCCGAGGTCTGGGCCGCCGTGCGGGACGCGCGCGACGCGGTGCTGGACTTCCTGCGCGCGCGGTGGGACGCGCGCGAGACCGTGCGCGGCTTCGAGGCGGACGACGTGGCGCGTACGCTGCTGACCGAACGCGGCTGGGGGGAGTGGTTCGTGCATCGCACGGGTCATTCGATCGACCGCGACCTGCACGGGAGCGGTCCCAACCTGGACAACCTCGAGACCCGGGACGACCGGGCGCTCCTGGTCGGTGTGGGCTTCTCGGTCGAGCCGGGCGTCTACCTGCCGGGCGAGCTCGGCGTGCGGAGCGAGGTGGACGTGCACTGGGGCGAGGACGGTCCCGAGGTCACCACGCCCGACCCCCAGCACGACGTCTTCCTCCTTCCGTAG
- a CDS encoding histone deacetylase, with the protein MERPPAGFLLHPASSLHDTGWGHPEHQGRLRALASTVGKDMLALHGHVEQREGASATEEDLLRVHTKVHVERVRAAVERAQREEALVSLDPDTRVSSASWDAAVGSAGSALRAATDVARGALRSAFVAARPPGHHATPERAMGFCLFNSVAVAARGLQAAGLAERVLILDFDVHHGNGTQDIFYEDGSVYFCSLHQYPHWPGTGAADERGRGAGDGTTLNVPLAPGTSAARHREAWERALDTIGSSFVPDFVLVSAGFDCLRGDPLGGLNLEPADLYEMTRALMERARGWCGERVVALLEGGYDPRRTGEGAVHVLRALAGLAIPTRP; encoded by the coding sequence GTGGAGCGGCCGCCCGCCGGCTTCCTGCTGCACCCCGCCTCGTCGCTGCACGACACCGGCTGGGGGCACCCGGAGCACCAGGGGCGGCTGCGCGCCCTGGCGTCCACGGTCGGCAAGGACATGCTGGCCCTCCACGGCCACGTGGAGCAGCGCGAGGGAGCGTCCGCCACCGAGGAGGACCTCCTGCGGGTGCACACCAAGGTGCACGTGGAGCGGGTGCGGGCCGCGGTGGAGCGGGCCCAGCGCGAGGAGGCGCTGGTCTCGCTCGATCCCGACACGCGCGTCTCCTCCGCGTCGTGGGACGCGGCGGTCGGCAGCGCCGGCTCGGCGCTCCGGGCCGCCACGGACGTGGCGCGGGGCGCGCTGCGCAGCGCCTTCGTGGCCGCCCGGCCTCCCGGCCACCACGCCACGCCCGAGCGGGCCATGGGCTTCTGCCTGTTCAACTCGGTGGCGGTGGCGGCGCGCGGCCTGCAGGCCGCGGGCCTCGCGGAGCGGGTGCTGATCCTCGATTTCGACGTGCACCATGGCAACGGCACGCAGGACATCTTCTATGAGGACGGCTCCGTCTACTTCTGTTCGCTCCACCAGTACCCGCACTGGCCGGGGACGGGGGCGGCGGACGAACGCGGCCGCGGGGCGGGGGACGGCACCACGCTGAACGTGCCGTTGGCGCCCGGGACGTCCGCCGCCCGGCACCGCGAGGCCTGGGAGCGGGCGCTGGACACGATCGGGTCTTCGTTCGTGCCGGATTTCGTGCTGGTGTCGGCGGGCTTCGACTGCCTGCGCGGCGACCCCCTGGGCGGGTTGAACCTGGAGCCCGCCGATCTGTATGAGATGACGCGCGCGCTCATGGAGCGGGCGCGGGGCTGGTGCGGTGAACGGGTGGTGGCCCTGCTCGAAGGGGGCTACGATCCCCGTCGCACCGGCGAGGGCGCCGTGCACGTGCTGCGCGCGCTCGCGGGTCTGGCGATCCCCACACGACCGTGA
- a CDS encoding 6-carboxytetrahydropterin synthase, whose protein sequence is MQTTLTRTVRFRAEHHYHRADWSSERNREAFGDTAVPHTHLFEVAVSVSGPVDPETGFLVDLGALDALLEREVRAPLAEQSLNEAVPSFRHGRLQPSTEALAQVLWERLDGSIPLPARLERVVVRESDSLESEVRRP, encoded by the coding sequence ATGCAGACGACGCTCACCCGCACGGTCCGCTTCCGGGCGGAGCACCACTACCACCGCGCCGACTGGTCGTCCGAGCGCAACCGCGAGGCGTTCGGGGACACCGCGGTCCCCCACACGCACCTCTTCGAAGTGGCGGTGAGCGTGTCGGGGCCCGTCGATCCCGAGACCGGCTTCCTGGTGGATCTGGGCGCGCTCGACGCCCTGCTCGAGCGCGAGGTGCGTGCGCCCCTGGCGGAGCAAAGCCTGAACGAGGCTGTGCCGTCGTTCCGCCACGGGCGTCTGCAGCCGTCCACGGAGGCGCTGGCGCAGGTCCTGTGGGAGCGGCTGGACGGGTCGATCCCACTTCCGGCACGTCTCGAGCGCGTCGTGGTGCGCGAGAGTGACAGCCTCGAGTCGGAGGTGCGCAGACCATGA
- a CDS encoding type II secretion system protein, giving the protein MIQQQRTDERGMTLVEILIVISIFAFIVAGAMGFMATQNKAFYRGAEKMTALQNLRFTLDRLETDLQTAGTGVPQGQPWMLYAGDKAIAFAADYATNVANNLGAVYYDPGAPTGTVSSLRTSVTIPTTSFVVGDTLYHDPPLSSNPSPAEVIMFFFTPDTATARSDDYALYRQVNNAAPELVSRSLLQMGSEPFFRFFYQRDSTGVASFNDSIPANQLPLKHAAKLEASVADTGQSAKLDLFRAVRVQVRATNGLTGPEERTADLSLMIDMRNSKYPRLQSCGDDPILGTAGFSAMDVDTTAGQDAVLLQWNPATDEVMGEQDVIRYTLWRRLAGDPWADPFLSIPAGAATYSYLDTNVTVGDTYVYAVAAQDCTPKLSGMLEAAPVTVN; this is encoded by the coding sequence ATGATCCAGCAGCAGCGGACCGACGAGCGCGGCATGACGCTCGTCGAGATCCTCATCGTCATCTCCATCTTCGCGTTCATCGTCGCGGGCGCCATGGGCTTCATGGCCACGCAGAACAAGGCGTTCTACCGAGGCGCCGAGAAGATGACGGCCCTCCAGAACCTGCGCTTCACGCTCGACCGCCTGGAGACGGACCTGCAGACCGCCGGCACCGGTGTGCCGCAGGGGCAGCCGTGGATGCTCTACGCCGGAGACAAGGCCATCGCGTTCGCCGCGGACTACGCGACGAACGTCGCCAACAACCTCGGCGCGGTCTACTACGATCCCGGTGCACCCACGGGGACCGTGTCCTCCCTGCGGACGTCGGTGACCATCCCCACCACGTCGTTCGTGGTGGGGGACACGCTGTATCACGATCCGCCCCTGAGCTCCAACCCGAGCCCGGCGGAGGTGATCATGTTCTTCTTCACGCCGGACACGGCCACGGCGCGCAGCGACGACTATGCGCTGTACCGACAGGTCAACAACGCCGCGCCGGAGCTGGTCTCGCGCAGCCTCCTGCAGATGGGTAGTGAACCCTTCTTCCGGTTCTTCTACCAGCGCGACAGCACCGGCGTGGCCAGCTTCAACGACAGCATCCCCGCCAACCAGCTACCGCTCAAGCATGCGGCCAAGCTGGAGGCGTCCGTGGCCGACACCGGGCAGTCCGCCAAGCTGGACCTGTTCCGTGCCGTCCGCGTGCAGGTGCGCGCCACCAACGGGCTCACGGGCCCGGAGGAGCGTACCGCGGACCTGTCGCTCATGATCGACATGCGCAACTCGAAGTACCCGCGTCTGCAGAGCTGCGGCGACGATCCGATCCTGGGGACGGCGGGCTTCAGCGCCATGGACGTGGACACCACGGCGGGGCAGGACGCGGTCCTGCTGCAGTGGAACCCCGCCACAGACGAAGTCATGGGCGAACAGGACGTCATCCGATACACCCTGTGGCGGCGTCTCGCCGGGGATCCCTGGGCGGATCCGTTCCTGAGCATCCCCGCCGGTGCCGCCACCTACAGCTACCTCGACACCAACGTGACCGTGGGGGACACCTACGTCTACGCGGTCGCCGCCCAGGACTGCACTCCCAAGCTGTCGGGCATGTTGGAAGCCGCTCCCGTCACGGTCAACTGA
- a CDS encoding HNH endonuclease — translation MMCLALNASYEPLTIVPARRAVRLVLDEKAEVLESDPDRVFRSASEHFPVPIVIRLVRFVHVPRRFRRQVTNTFLFARDGYRCQYCGRHRSELAHRQFLTRDHVQPLSQGGDNTWTNVVTACSACNNRKADRMPRQAGMRLLTRPGEPNYVHLVWAVRRVTPAQRKYIRMFYGADALDALDPAVDGGQEHPA, via the coding sequence ATGATGTGCCTGGCGCTCAACGCGTCCTACGAACCGCTGACCATCGTCCCTGCCCGGCGAGCGGTCCGCCTCGTCCTGGATGAGAAGGCCGAGGTGCTCGAGTCCGATCCCGACCGCGTCTTCCGGTCGGCGTCCGAGCACTTCCCCGTGCCGATCGTCATCCGGTTGGTCCGCTTCGTCCATGTGCCGCGTCGCTTCCGGCGCCAGGTGACCAACACCTTCCTGTTCGCGCGCGACGGCTACCGCTGCCAGTACTGCGGACGCCACCGCAGCGAGCTGGCCCACCGCCAGTTCCTGACCCGCGACCACGTCCAACCGCTGTCCCAGGGCGGGGACAACACCTGGACGAACGTCGTGACGGCGTGCTCGGCCTGCAACAACCGCAAGGCGGACCGGATGCCACGCCAGGCCGGGATGCGGCTGCTGACCCGACCCGGCGAGCCCAACTACGTCCACCTGGTGTGGGCCGTGCGGAGGGTCACCCCCGCCCAGCGGAAGTACATCCGGATGTTCTACGGAGCGGACGCGCTGGACGCGCTGGACCCGGCGGTCGACGGAGGCCAGGAGCACCCGGCCTGA
- a CDS encoding cytochrome c-type biogenesis protein CcmH produces the protein MSRSFALVLLALLGLAAAPALSAQAPQSVTPAQAEAAADRAIGRIKSPYCPGLMLEVCPSPQAAELRDTIAAWAGAGQPADSIVEAVLAQVGEEYRAYPKAAGQGILAWAVPPIALVTGLLIVALVLRHLRRSRPENLPELDEEQERRIEEALDRLEKAEREASEVY, from the coding sequence ATGTCCCGATCCTTTGCGCTCGTCCTGCTCGCGCTGCTCGGCCTGGCGGCCGCACCGGCGCTGTCGGCCCAGGCTCCGCAGTCCGTGACGCCGGCGCAGGCGGAGGCCGCCGCCGACCGCGCCATCGGCCGCATCAAGTCCCCGTACTGCCCGGGCCTGATGCTGGAGGTGTGTCCGTCGCCCCAGGCGGCCGAGCTGCGCGACACCATCGCGGCCTGGGCCGGGGCGGGTCAGCCGGCCGACTCCATCGTGGAGGCCGTGCTGGCGCAGGTGGGCGAGGAGTATCGCGCGTACCCCAAGGCGGCGGGGCAGGGGATCCTGGCCTGGGCCGTTCCCCCCATCGCGCTCGTGACCGGGCTCCTGATCGTCGCGCTGGTCCTGCGCCACCTCCGGCGCTCCCGACCCGAGAACCTGCCCGAGCTGGACGAGGAGCAGGAGCGGCGGATCGAGGAGGCGCTCGACCGGCTCGAGAAGGCGGAGCGCGAGGCCTCGGAGGTTTATTGA
- a CDS encoding GspH/FimT family pseudopilin — protein sequence MSVPVPHAAPTKRGFTLMELVVIMALIGIIAGIAGPRIDLAKYRLDSAALELSTGLHGAQQTALLRGHNVNFVFEPNLNRMILHLDADNDKLAGSSESQRVIEFGEGVVFGRGGAPALNGVTNDISFTETWGSGSPVVRFYRNGSTSEAGTVYITSKQAQLGSTYAEHSRAIQIERATGRIRCFSYKSGSWQEKC from the coding sequence ATGTCCGTCCCCGTCCCCCACGCGGCCCCCACGAAGCGCGGCTTCACGCTCATGGAGCTCGTGGTGATCATGGCGCTGATCGGGATCATCGCCGGGATCGCCGGGCCGCGGATCGACCTGGCCAAGTACCGACTGGACTCGGCCGCCCTGGAGCTGTCCACCGGCCTCCACGGCGCCCAACAGACGGCTCTGCTCCGCGGCCACAACGTGAACTTCGTCTTCGAGCCGAACCTGAACCGGATGATCCTCCATCTCGATGCCGACAACGACAAGCTCGCCGGCTCCAGCGAGAGCCAGCGCGTGATCGAGTTCGGAGAGGGGGTCGTCTTCGGCCGGGGCGGGGCTCCCGCCCTGAACGGCGTGACGAACGACATCAGCTTCACCGAGACCTGGGGCTCCGGATCCCCGGTCGTCCGGTTCTATCGCAACGGCAGCACCAGCGAGGCGGGCACGGTCTACATCACCAGCAAGCAGGCCCAGCTGGGCTCCACGTATGCCGAGCACTCCCGCGCCATCCAGATCGAGCGGGCGACCGGACGCATCCGCTGCTTCAGCTACAAGTCCGGGAGCTGGCAGGAGAAATGTTGA
- the priA gene encoding primosomal protein N', protein MARSTGAGAASSSLVDVALPLPLDRTFTYALPTGVSARVGARILVPFRRSVRVGWVVATDVRDRPRGLRAAVDVLDRTEPSLTPPLLRLARWISEYYLAPLGLVLRATLPALLSDHSRDLVVVDAETAPPAELTGRQRRVFDALRAAAGARAVPALAKELGLSSIWPEVRFLVDLELARHSVAAPREPAAVTRKVIRLEQWLDTLAEREALLARAPRQREAYQRLEDAGGELELSVLDQDGLAGAARALVGRGLARSVDVEQDRDPFADLPPSAAPALAPTARQRAVLEALTPALGTSRPPPFLLHGITGSGKTLVYIELLARARAEGRGAIVLVPEISLTPQTVARFRARFGDEVAVLHSGLSDGERYDAWRALREGRKRIAVGARSAVFAPIERLGVIVVDEEHEGTYKQSESPRYHARDVAVVRARLEGAVCLLGSATPALESWVNAERGKYTLLALPERVSGGALPPVEVVDLRTRKGESVRPARDEAEEPAARGEGGLVLSPPLIGAVRTRLARGEQSILLLNRRGYSSFLQCEACGFVVECPECSVSMTFHRARGRVVCHHCGREEAAPRTCPRCLEGVPHYRGIGTEQVERVVAQTFAGARIARMDLDTTSGKWAHHRILERVGRGEIDILLGTQMIAKGLDFPNVTLVGVINADVGLHLPDFRASERTFQLLSQVAGRAGRGPKGGQVLIQSAVPGHYVIQAALRHDYEGFARQELAERRSAAYPPFVRLVNVVVSSPDQARAAEAAEHLAARILARLARGPSSTVRLTGPAPSPIERLHGRWRWHFLLRGPAAELGRLARETAGSEDDHGDVRIVFDRDPVALL, encoded by the coding sequence GTGGCTCGCTCCACCGGGGCTGGAGCGGCGTCGTCGTCGCTGGTGGACGTCGCGCTTCCCCTGCCGCTCGATCGCACCTTCACGTATGCCCTGCCCACGGGCGTCTCCGCGCGCGTGGGCGCCCGGATCCTCGTGCCCTTCCGGCGCTCGGTGCGGGTGGGGTGGGTGGTGGCCACCGACGTGCGGGACCGACCGCGCGGGCTGCGCGCCGCCGTGGACGTGTTGGACCGCACGGAGCCCTCGCTCACCCCTCCGCTGCTCCGTCTCGCCCGCTGGATCTCCGAGTACTATCTGGCACCGCTCGGTCTGGTGCTGCGCGCCACGTTGCCCGCCCTTCTGTCGGATCACTCCCGCGACCTGGTGGTCGTGGACGCGGAGACCGCACCCCCGGCGGAGCTGACCGGTCGGCAGCGGCGCGTGTTCGACGCGCTGCGGGCGGCGGCGGGCGCGCGGGCCGTGCCCGCCCTGGCCAAGGAGCTCGGCCTGTCGTCCATCTGGCCGGAGGTCCGCTTCCTGGTGGACCTGGAGCTGGCGCGCCACTCGGTCGCGGCGCCCCGGGAGCCGGCCGCCGTCACCCGCAAGGTGATCCGGCTCGAGCAGTGGCTCGACACCCTCGCCGAGCGCGAAGCGCTGCTGGCCCGTGCGCCGCGACAGCGCGAGGCCTACCAGCGCCTCGAGGACGCCGGCGGGGAGCTGGAGTTGTCCGTGCTCGACCAGGACGGGTTGGCGGGCGCCGCGCGCGCCCTCGTGGGCCGGGGCCTCGCCCGCTCCGTGGACGTGGAGCAGGACCGCGATCCGTTCGCGGACCTGCCTCCGTCCGCGGCGCCCGCGCTCGCCCCCACGGCCCGCCAGCGCGCCGTGCTGGAGGCCCTGACCCCAGCGCTCGGGACGTCCCGGCCGCCTCCGTTCCTGCTGCACGGCATCACCGGCTCGGGCAAGACGCTCGTGTATATCGAGCTGCTGGCGCGCGCGCGCGCCGAAGGCCGGGGCGCGATCGTCCTCGTGCCCGAGATCAGCCTGACCCCGCAGACGGTCGCGCGCTTCCGCGCGCGCTTCGGCGACGAGGTGGCGGTGCTGCACTCGGGATTATCGGACGGAGAGCGCTACGATGCCTGGCGCGCGCTGCGCGAGGGGCGCAAGCGCATCGCGGTGGGTGCGCGTTCCGCGGTCTTCGCGCCCATCGAGCGCCTGGGCGTGATCGTGGTGGACGAGGAGCACGAAGGCACGTACAAGCAGTCGGAATCGCCGCGCTACCATGCGCGGGACGTCGCGGTCGTGCGTGCGCGCCTGGAAGGCGCCGTCTGCCTGCTGGGGAGCGCCACGCCCGCGCTCGAAAGCTGGGTCAACGCGGAGCGCGGCAAGTACACGTTGCTCGCGCTTCCGGAGCGCGTGTCGGGCGGCGCCCTGCCCCCGGTCGAGGTCGTCGACCTGCGCACCCGGAAGGGAGAGTCGGTCCGGCCCGCCCGCGACGAGGCGGAGGAGCCCGCTGCCCGCGGAGAGGGAGGGCTGGTGCTGAGCCCGCCGTTGATCGGCGCGGTGCGCACCCGGCTGGCGCGCGGGGAACAGTCCATCCTGCTGCTCAACCGCCGGGGCTATTCGAGCTTCCTGCAGTGCGAGGCCTGCGGCTTCGTGGTCGAATGCCCGGAGTGCTCGGTCTCCATGACCTTCCACCGGGCCCGTGGCCGGGTCGTCTGCCACCACTGCGGCCGGGAGGAGGCCGCGCCCCGCACCTGCCCGCGTTGCCTCGAGGGCGTGCCCCACTACCGGGGCATCGGCACCGAGCAGGTGGAGCGCGTGGTCGCGCAGACCTTCGCGGGCGCGCGCATCGCCCGCATGGACCTGGACACGACGAGCGGGAAATGGGCCCATCACCGCATCCTGGAGCGGGTGGGGCGGGGGGAGATCGACATCCTGCTCGGGACCCAGATGATCGCGAAGGGCCTGGACTTCCCCAACGTCACGTTGGTCGGCGTCATCAACGCGGACGTGGGCCTGCACCTTCCCGACTTCCGGGCGAGCGAGCGCACGTTCCAGCTCCTCTCCCAGGTGGCCGGTCGGGCGGGGCGGGGCCCCAAGGGCGGGCAGGTGCTGATCCAGTCCGCCGTGCCCGGGCACTACGTCATCCAGGCGGCGCTCCGTCACGACTACGAGGGCTTCGCGCGCCAGGAGCTCGCCGAGCGGCGCTCCGCGGCCTATCCGCCCTTCGTGCGCCTGGTCAACGTGGTCGTGAGCAGCCCGGATCAAGCACGCGCGGCGGAGGCCGCGGAGCACCTCGCCGCCCGTATCCTTGCCCGCCTGGCGCGCGGACCGTCCAGCACGGTGCGGCTGACGGGGCCCGCCCCCTCCCCCATCGAGCGGCTGCACGGCCGGTGGCGCTGGCACTTCCTGCTCCGGGGGCCCGCCGCCGAGCTGGGCCGCCTCGCGCGCGAGACCGCCGGCAGCGAGGACGACCACGGGGACGTGCGGATCGTCTTCGACCGCGATCCCGTGGCGCTCCTGTGA
- a CDS encoding methyltransferase domain-containing protein has protein sequence MSLRPEQHAPPSPVPARRPTVRDLVALAAPDRGLPGGEALYRHAALLAGLGAGDELLSVGCGTASGLRFLVERYGVHGSGVDVDPHAVEGGEARSRGAGLAERMHVQAAPMDALPYRDGIFDVTLAELGLTARALPGPAIQELARVTRPGGTVLLIQLAWTAPVPEGRRHRIEALLGFRPLAVVEWKRLLGDAGIDAVHAEDWTEGPTALMPRPIDPLLELADRLSWRARLDVSRLAWRRWGLRGALDAWGEGSRLQRLLARERVLSLVLLKGTRRVAPPLPAPPVDEGVRAQDVSDLPLFGPVAGAAR, from the coding sequence ATGTCCCTACGCCCGGAGCAGCACGCGCCACCGTCCCCGGTCCCGGCCCGCCGCCCCACCGTCCGCGATCTGGTGGCGCTCGCGGCGCCTGACCGCGGGCTCCCCGGCGGGGAGGCCCTCTACCGCCACGCGGCGCTCCTGGCCGGCCTCGGCGCCGGGGACGAGCTGCTGTCGGTCGGTTGCGGCACCGCGTCCGGGTTGCGGTTCCTGGTCGAGCGCTACGGGGTCCACGGCTCCGGCGTGGACGTGGATCCGCACGCGGTCGAGGGAGGAGAGGCGCGCTCGCGCGGCGCCGGGCTGGCCGAGCGCATGCACGTCCAGGCGGCCCCGATGGACGCGCTCCCCTACCGGGACGGCATCTTCGACGTCACGCTGGCCGAGCTGGGCCTGACGGCCCGGGCCCTTCCCGGGCCCGCCATCCAGGAGCTTGCCCGCGTGACCCGCCCCGGCGGCACCGTGCTGTTGATCCAGCTGGCCTGGACGGCTCCCGTGCCGGAGGGCCGGCGCCACCGCATCGAGGCCCTCCTCGGGTTCCGGCCGCTGGCCGTGGTCGAATGGAAACGTCTGCTGGGGGACGCGGGCATCGACGCCGTCCACGCCGAGGACTGGACGGAAGGGCCGACCGCGCTGATGCCGCGACCGATCGATCCCCTCCTGGAGCTCGCGGACCGGCTGAGCTGGCGGGCCCGCCTGGACGTGAGCCGCCTGGCCTGGCGCCGGTGGGGCTTGCGGGGCGCACTCGACGCGTGGGGAGAGGGCTCGCGCCTGCAGCGCCTCCTCGCCCGCGAGCGCGTGCTCAGCCTGGTCCTGCTCAAGGGCACCCGACGGGTGGCCCCGCCGCTGCCCGCCCCTCCGGTGGACGAGGGCGTGCGCGCCCAGGACGTCTCGGACCTCCCGTTGTTCGGGCCGGTCGCCGGGGCCGCGCGATGA